One window from the genome of Crassostrea angulata isolate pt1a10 chromosome 2, ASM2561291v2, whole genome shotgun sequence encodes:
- the LOC128172750 gene encoding adhesion G-protein coupled receptor D1-like codes for MLAVNEKAETFQFIFVIANSLQGLFIFVSHVVLNKKVIQGLRNKYPVFSSLMSFTEESKKETTSVSRSQSTSRSDTHTLKTKKNGWIKRFHDLKSAVKNKVKTSESYLTEKTVSTDCSTSDLNEKNPVITENESTSHTLELISEGGRAVKRFPFPFNLNPWKKKYNVTEM; via the exons ATGTTGGCCGTCAACGAAAAAGCAGAAACGTTTCAGTTTATCTTTGTTATTGCAAATTCACTTCAG ggactttttatttttgtttcacatGTTGTACTGAACAAAAAG GTGATACAAGGCTTACGAAATAAATATCCAGTCTTCAGTAGTCTAATGAGTTTCACTGAGGAAAGCAAAAAAGAAACAACTTCTGTTTCCCGAAGTCAATCTACATCAAGATCAGATACCCACACGCTGAAAACAAAG AAAAATGGATGGATTAAGAGATTTCATGATTTAAAATCAGCCGTGAAAAATAAAGTGAAAACATCGGAATCGTATCTGACTGAGAAAACCGTGTCTACTGATTGCTCAACGAGTGATCTCAATGAAAAG AACCCCGTAATTACCGAAAATGAGTCGACCAGTCACACGTTAGAACTTATTTCAGAAGGAGGACGTGCG GTAAAAAGATTCCCGTTTCCGTTCAATTTAAACCCATGGAAGAAAAAATACAACGTGACGGAGATGTAG